A part of Populus alba chromosome 8, ASM523922v2, whole genome shotgun sequence genomic DNA contains:
- the LOC118042380 gene encoding protein DEHYDRATION-INDUCED 19 homolog 4: protein MASDSWASRFSTSSRRYQSRSDLYDEPETEEDLKAEYLCPFCGEDFDVVGLFCHIDEEHPAEAKNGVCPVCAKRVGMNIVTHITGQHGNFFNVQRKRRLRKGGANSAFSILRKELREGSLQSLLGGSSCFVSSSNTEPDPLLSPFIFNPPGFDKPLNAKPLSSVEGSSVKGSTTEEFLERKVQHPHLSDEDQEKSQKSEFVQGLLLSTILDEEL, encoded by the exons ATGGCTTCTGATTCATGGGCTTCTCGCTTCTCAACTTCTTCAAGAAGATATCAGAGTCGATCTG ATCTGTATGATGAGCCTGAAACAGAAGAGGATTTGAAAGCAGAGTATCTGTGTCCTTTTTGCGGCGAGGATTTTGATGTTGTTGGTCTCTTTTGCCACATCGATGAAGAGCATCCTGCTGAAGCCAAGAATGGG GTATGTCCAGTTTGTGCTAAAAGGGTGGGGATGAACATTGTTACTCACATTACTGGGCAGCATGGGAACTTCTTTAAT GTGCAGCGTAAGAGGAGACTGCGGAAGGGGGGAGCTAACTCAGCATTTTCTATATTGAGAAAAGAGCTGCGAGAAGGAAGTTTACAATCCCTCCTTGGTGGATCTTCGTGCTTTGTTTCGTCCTCCAATACAGAACCTGATCCATTGCTTTCACCTTTCATATTTAATCCTCCCGGTTTTGACAAACCACTGAATGCAAAACCTCTCTCTTCTGTTGAAGGAAGCTCAGTGAAGGGGAGCACAACTGAGGAGTTTCTAGAAAG GAAAGTCCAACATCCACATCTATCAGACGAGGACCAGGAGAAGTCCCAGAAATCAGAGTTTGTCCAAGGACTATTGCTCTCCACCATTCTCGATGAGGAGTTATGA